In one window of Maribacter sp. BPC-D8 DNA:
- a CDS encoding ExbD/TolR family protein has product MIKFNKYRSSKSLPPVSTASLPDIVFILLFFFMTVTVMKNQNLLVENTLPTATETEKLDKKDRVIEIYVGKPTAEAKTNLGDEPRIQMDNKFITVDEVGDYALQALSSMPEHLKSVATVSIKADVGVKMGIIEDLKSELRLVNLLKINYTTYEGAAVDNL; this is encoded by the coding sequence ATGATAAAATTCAACAAGTATCGATCTAGTAAAAGCTTGCCGCCCGTATCAACAGCATCATTACCTGATATCGTTTTTATACTGCTCTTTTTCTTTATGACGGTTACCGTTATGAAGAACCAAAACTTATTGGTAGAGAATACTTTGCCAACCGCAACTGAAACTGAAAAATTGGATAAGAAAGACCGAGTTATAGAAATTTATGTGGGTAAGCCTACTGCTGAAGCCAAGACCAATTTAGGCGATGAACCCAGAATTCAAATGGATAATAAATTTATTACCGTAGATGAAGTCGGCGATTATGCCTTGCAAGCATTATCATCAATGCCAGAGCATTTAAAAAGTGTGGCAACAGTTTCTATTAAAGCAGATGTGGGAGTGAAAATGGGTATTATAGAAGACCTTAAAAGCGAACTTCGTTTGGTGAATTTGTTGAAAATAAACTATACCACTTATGA